The following are from one region of the Salvia hispanica cultivar TCC Black 2014 chromosome 1, UniMelb_Shisp_WGS_1.0, whole genome shotgun sequence genome:
- the LOC125219633 gene encoding PAP-specific phosphatase HAL2-like codes for MEDDEFSTELNVAVRVVHMACSLCEKVQRQLISTNSDQVRSKDDHSLVTVADWSVQATVSWMLSKALGSHISIVAEEDTKSLSRPESSSILERVVDVVNECLAEATRFGLQGPVSALSASQVLDAISRCSSIGGRTGRHWVLDPVDGTLGFVRGDQYAIALAMIDGGDVKIGVLGCPNYPVKDDGLKKYSQQNLILSNKPSGEVGCVMYTRKDSRKAWMQPLIHCDKTLEWPNSAKLIRVSSISNPALATFCEPVEKSNSDHSFAAGVACNVGLRKKPLRVYSMVKYAAIARGEAEIYMRFASSSYKEKIWDHAAGVLLVQEAGGVVTDAGGHPLDFSKGIYLEGLDRGIIACSGHQLHEKLIGAVYASWESSNL; via the exons ATGGAGGATGACGAATTCTCAACAGAGTTAAATGTGGCGGTGAGGGTGGTTCACATGGCTTGCTCTCTCTGCGAAAAGGTGCAAAGGCAGCTGATTTCGACCAACTCCGATCAAGTTAGGTCCAAGGATGATCACTCCCTCGTCACTGTCGCAG ACTGGAGCGTTCAAGCAACGGTAAGTTGGATGCTCTCCAAAGCTCTTGGTAGCCACATTTCCATTGTTGCTGAAGAAGATACTAAAAGTTTATCCAGGCCCGAATCGTCATCTATCTTGGAAAGGGTTGTTGATGTTGTAAATGAATGCTTGGCGGAGGCAACTAGGTTTGGTCTTCAGGGTCCCGTTAGCGCACTCAGTGCTTCTCAAGTTCTAGATGCAATCAGCCGATGTAGCTCCATCGGAGGGCGTACAGGCCGGCATTGGGTACTTGATCCAGTTGACGGGACACTAGGTTTTGTTCGTGGAGATCAGTATGCTATTGCCCTTGCTATGATTGATGGCGGGGACGTCAAAATTGGAGTGCTCGGCTGCCCAAATTACCCTGTGAAGGACGATGGCCTGAAAAAGTATAGTCAGCAAAACCTTATCTTGTCGAATAAACCTTCTGGGGAAGTAGGATGTGTGATGTACACAAGGAAAGACAGCAGAAAAGCTTGGATGCAACCCTTAATTCATTGTGACAAGACACTCGAGTGGCCAAATTCTGCAAAGCTTATTCGGGTTTCTTCCATTAGCAATCCTGCACTAGCAACATTCTGCGAACCGGTAGAAAAATCTAATTCGGATCACTCATTTGCTGCAGGAGTTGCCTGCAACGTTGGGCTGAG AAAGAAGCCCTTGCGTGTTTACAGCATGGTTAAATACGCCGCCATAGCTCGAGGAGAAGCTGAAATTTACATGAGATTTGCAAGCTCGTCATATAAGGAGAAAATATGGGACCACGCAGCAGGTGTTCTCCTCGTGCAAGAGGCTGGTGGTGTGGTCACTGACGCCGGAGGGCACCCTCTCGATTTCTCCAAAGGAATATACCTGGAAGGGCTCGACAGAGGCATAATTGCTTGCTCGGGGCATCAACTGCATGAGAAATTAATCGGAGCTGTTTATGCTAGCTGGGAATCATCTAACTTGTGA
- the LOC125219612 gene encoding pyrophosphate-energized membrane proton pump 2: MDDDMEGGSLGPYQERPRTFPNMRTKPYTPLIFRLLMRINSRVLLVLLILGLGVLFYIGAITSPTIVFVYAVCIVSFFVSIYLTKWVLSKDEGPPEMVQISEAIRDGAEGFFRTQYGTISKMAILLGLVILIIYLLRSTTPQQESSGLGRAATAYITVASFLLGAICSGIAGYVGMWVSVRANVRVSSAARRSAREALQIAVRAGGFSALVVVGMAVLGIAILYSTFYVWLGVDSTGSMKITDLPLLLVGYGFGASFVALFAQLGGGIYTKAADVGADLVGKVEQGIPEDDPRNPAVIADLVGDNVGDCAARGADLFESIAAEIISAMILGGTMAQRCKIEDPSGFILFPLVVHSFDLVISSVGIFSIRNTRGSGAIGVLEDPMAILQKGYSVTILLAVVTFGLSTRWMLYTEQAPSAWLNFALCGLVGIITAYLFVCITKYYTDYKHEPVRTLALASSTGHGTNIIAGVSLGLESTALPVLVISVSIVSAYWLGQTSGLVDESGSPTGGLFGTAVATMGMLSTAAYVLTMDMFGPIADNAGGIVEMSQQPESVREITDVLDAVGNTTKATTKGFAIGSAALASFLLFSAYMDEVGSFAQVKFHQVDIAIPEVFIGGLLGSMLIFLFSAWACAAVGRSAQEVVNEVRRQFIERPGIMDYKEKPDYGRCVSIVASASLREMIKPGVLAIISPIVVGIVFRVLGYYTGQPLLGAKVVASMLMFATVSGILMALFLNTAGGAWDNAKKYIETGALGGKGSECHKAAVTGDTVGDPFKDTAGPSLHVLIKMLATITLVMAPVFL; the protein is encoded by the exons ATGGATGATGATATGGAGGGAGGGAGCTTGGGGCCTTACCAGGAAAGGCCAAGGACATTCCCGAACATGCGTACTAAACCCTACACTCCACTG ATATTTCGTCTACTGATGAGAATAAACAGCCGTGTTCTTTTGGTGCTTTTGATTCTTGGACTGGGAGTTCTCTTTTATATTGGTGCAATTACCTCGCCAACTATTGTGTTTGTATACGCAGTTTGCATTGTCAGTTTTTTCGTGTCCATATACCTTACAAAATGGGTACTATCTAAGGATGAGGGGCCTCCTGAAATGGTTCAG ATATCAGAGGCTATTCGTGATGGTGCTGAAGGTTTCTTTAGGACTCAGTATGGAACCATCTCAAAAATGGCTATTTTACTAGGATTAGTAATCCTGATTATATATCTATTGCGGAGTACAACCCCACAGCAAGAATCTTCTGGTTTAGGGAG GGCAGCAACTGCTTATATTACTGTTGCTTCTTTCCTTCTCGGGGCTATTTGTTCTGGTATTGCTGGCTACGTAGGCATGTGGGTCTCTGTACGTGCAAATGTTCGAGTCTCAAGTGCAGCAAGACGATCTGCAAGAGAAGCATTGCAG aTAGCTGTTCGTGCTGGTGGGTTTTCTGCTTTGGTGGTTGTCGGAATGGCTGTCCTTGGTATTGCTATTCTTTATTCCACCTTTTATGTTTGGCTGGGTGTAGATTCAACAGGTTCCATGAAGATCACTGACT tGCCTCTTCTTCTTGTTGGATATGGTTTTGGAGCTTCCTTTGTCGCACTTTTTGCGCAGTTGGGTGGTGGTATATATACCAAAGCGGCTGATGTTGGAGCCGATCTTGTTGGAAAGGTGGAGCAGGGTATTCCTGAAGATGATCCAAGAAATCCTGCTGTCATTGCTGATTTG GTTGGAGACAATGTTGGTGACTGTGCTGCTCGAGGTGCTGATCTGTTTGAAAGTATTGCTGCAGAAATAATTAGTGCAATGATACTTGGTGGTACAATGGCACAGCGCTGCAAAATTGAAG ATCCATCTGGTTTTATTCTGTTTCCTCTGGTTGTTCACTCATTCGACCTGGTGATATCATCAGTTGGGATCTTTTCTATTCGCAATACACGTGGATCTGGAGCGATTGGTGTTTTAGAGGATCCAATGGCAATTCTGCAGAAAGGATATTCTGTAACAATATTGTTAGCAGTTGTGACTTTCGGTTTG TCCACACGCTGGATGTTATACACGGAACAAGCACCTTCTGCATGGCTGAACTTTGCCTTGTGTGGTTTGGTTGGGATCATTACAGCTTACCTCTTCGTCTGCATCACAAAGTATTACACCGACTACAAGCATGAGCCTGTGCGCACATTAGCTCTTGCTAGTTCCACTGGTCATGGAACTAATATTATTGCAGGAGTTAGTTTAGGTCTTGAATCAACAGCTCTTCCCGTTCTTGTTATAAGCGTATCCATCGTTTCAGCTTATTGGCTGGGCCAGACTTCGGGTTTGGTTGATGAGTCTGGAAGTCCAACTGGTGGATTGTTTGGGACGGCTGTTGCCACAATGGGAATGCTCAGCACCGCAGCTTATGTCCTGACGATGGATATGTTTGGTCCAATAGCTGATAATGCTGGTGGAATTGTTGAAATGAGTCAGCAG CCTGAAAGTGTACGTGAAATTACTGATGTGCTTGATGCGGTTGGGAATACTACAAAGGCCACGACCAAGGGATTTGCAATTGGTTCTGCAGCATTAGCATCTTTTCTTCTGTTTAGTGCATACATGGATGAAGTAGGTTCATTTGCACAAGTAAAATTTCATCAG GTTGATATTGCCATTCCTGAAGTGTTTATTGGAGGACTTCTGGGCTCTATGCTTATATTTCTATTTAGTGCTTGGGCTTGTGCCGCGGTTGGTCGAAGTGCTCAGGAGGTTGTCAATGAAGTAAGAAGACAGTTCATTGAGAGGCCTGGGATCATG GATTACAAGGAGAAACCTGATTATGGTCGGTGTGTATCTATAGTTGCCTCTGCTTCTTTAAGGGAGATGATTAAACCTGGAGTGCTGGCCATCATATCACCCATAGTCGTTG GTATCGTGTTCCGGGTGCTAGGCTACTACACAGGCCAGCCACTCCTCGGGGCAAAAGTCGTGGCATCGATGTTGATGTTTGCCACAGTTTCTGGCATCCTTATGGCCCTTTTCCTCAACACTGCTGGAGGTGCCTGGGATAATGCAAAGAAGTACATAGAGACAGGAGCTCTGGGAGGCAAAGGGAGTGAGTGCCATAAAGCCGCTGTTACCGGTGATAC AGTGGGAGACCCATTTAAAGACACAGCAGGACCTTCTCTTCATGTTCTCATCAAAATGTTGGCTACGATCACTCTTGTAATGGCTCCAGTCTTTCTGTGA
- the LOC125209388 gene encoding universal stress protein PHOS34-like isoform X2 — protein MQPDSDLPPLAAIKVRSSSPRFPPPTTPLSTETPTANAQRKIGIAVDLSDESAFAVKWAVSHYIRPGDAVILVHVRPTSVLYGADWGSVDLSIVDADNEESQRKLEDDFDTFTTTKASDLSQPLVDAQIPFKIHIVKDHDMKERLCLEVERLGLSALIMGSRGFGATKRGSDGRLGSVSDYCVRHCVCPVVVVRYPDEKDNAEGAVVSVASAAEDEDEPEYHDASDGRKDS, from the exons ATGCAGCCGGACTCCGATCTCCCTCCCCTCGCCGCCATCAAGGTCCGCTCCTCCTCCCCCCGCTTCCCTCCCCCGACCACCCCCCTCTCCACCGAAACCCCCACCGCCAACGCCCAGCGCAAGATCGGCATCGCCGTCGACCTCAGCGACGAGTCCGCCTTCGCCGTCAAGTGGGCGGTCAGCCACTACATCCGCCCCGGCGACGCCGTCATCCTCGTCCACGTCCGCCCCACCTCCGTCCTCTACGGCGCCGACTGGGGCTCCGTCGACCTCTCCATCGTCGACGCCGACAACGAGGAGTCGCAGCGCAAGCTCGAGGACGATTTCGACACCTTCACCACCACCAAAGCCTCCGATCTCTCGCAGCCGCTCGTCGACGCGCAGATCCCCTTCAAAATCCACATTGTGAAGGATCACGACATGAAGGAGCGCCTCTGCTTGGAGGTGGAGCGCCTAGGGCTTTCCGCCTTGATCATGGGGAGCAGGGGATTTGGGGCTACGAAGAGGGGGAGCGATGGGAGGCTCGGGAGCGTGAGCGATTACTGCGTGAGGCACTGCGTCTGTCCTGTTGTTGTTGTGAGATATCCTGATGAGaaggataatgctgaaggggCTGTTGTTTCCGTGGCGTCTGCGGCCGAGGATGAGGATGAGCCTGAGTATCATGATGCGTCTGATGGTAGAAAAG ATTCCTAA
- the LOC125209388 gene encoding universal stress protein PHOS34-like isoform X1 — MQPDSDLPPLAAIKVRSSSPRFPPPTTPLSTETPTANAQRKIGIAVDLSDESAFAVKWAVSHYIRPGDAVILVHVRPTSVLYGADWGSVDLSIVDADNEESQRKLEDDFDTFTTTKASDLSQPLVDAQIPFKIHIVKDHDMKERLCLEVERLGLSALIMGSRGFGATKRGSDGRLGSVSDYCVRHCVCPVVVVRYPDEKDNAEGAVVSVASAAEDEDEPEYHDASDGRKGLPSRQC, encoded by the coding sequence ATGCAGCCGGACTCCGATCTCCCTCCCCTCGCCGCCATCAAGGTCCGCTCCTCCTCCCCCCGCTTCCCTCCCCCGACCACCCCCCTCTCCACCGAAACCCCCACCGCCAACGCCCAGCGCAAGATCGGCATCGCCGTCGACCTCAGCGACGAGTCCGCCTTCGCCGTCAAGTGGGCGGTCAGCCACTACATCCGCCCCGGCGACGCCGTCATCCTCGTCCACGTCCGCCCCACCTCCGTCCTCTACGGCGCCGACTGGGGCTCCGTCGACCTCTCCATCGTCGACGCCGACAACGAGGAGTCGCAGCGCAAGCTCGAGGACGATTTCGACACCTTCACCACCACCAAAGCCTCCGATCTCTCGCAGCCGCTCGTCGACGCGCAGATCCCCTTCAAAATCCACATTGTGAAGGATCACGACATGAAGGAGCGCCTCTGCTTGGAGGTGGAGCGCCTAGGGCTTTCCGCCTTGATCATGGGGAGCAGGGGATTTGGGGCTACGAAGAGGGGGAGCGATGGGAGGCTCGGGAGCGTGAGCGATTACTGCGTGAGGCACTGCGTCTGTCCTGTTGTTGTTGTGAGATATCCTGATGAGaaggataatgctgaaggggCTGTTGTTTCCGTGGCGTCTGCGGCCGAGGATGAGGATGAGCCTGAGTATCATGATGCGTCTGATGGTAGAAAAGGTTTGCCCTCTCGTCAATGTTAG